From the Priestia koreensis genome, one window contains:
- a CDS encoding rhodanese-related sulfurtransferase produces the protein MEYQVLLYYKYTPIEDPTLFKEEHMALCEEIGLKGRILVANEGINGTVSGTVAQTEAYMTALKADARFADMIFKIEKSDEHAFKKMKIKVKREIVNLSLEDDVNPNELTGNHLPPEEFYKAMQEDDVIIIDARNTYEYDLGHFKNAIRPDIETFRDLPDWIRDNLSDQKDKKVLTYCTGGIRCEKFSGFLLKEGFQDVSQLEGGIITYGYDENVQGRLWDGKCYVFDERISVPVNRTEESTIVGKCYYCGNPEERYVKCGNPDCNKHLLLCEDCEHEHIRSCSQECKDHPHNRYVKEHSEQVHS, from the coding sequence ATGGAATATCAAGTATTACTTTATTATAAATATACGCCTATTGAAGATCCGACCCTATTTAAAGAAGAGCATATGGCGCTTTGTGAGGAAATCGGCTTAAAAGGACGTATTCTTGTTGCGAATGAAGGAATCAACGGGACCGTTTCTGGTACGGTCGCTCAAACAGAAGCCTATATGACGGCACTGAAAGCTGATGCACGTTTCGCTGATATGATTTTCAAAATCGAGAAATCTGACGAGCACGCGTTCAAAAAAATGAAAATTAAAGTAAAGCGTGAAATTGTAAACTTAAGCTTAGAAGACGATGTAAACCCGAATGAACTTACAGGTAACCATCTTCCTCCTGAGGAATTTTACAAAGCGATGCAAGAAGATGACGTCATCATTATTGATGCGCGAAACACATATGAATATGATCTTGGACACTTTAAAAATGCCATTCGTCCAGATATTGAAACGTTCCGTGATCTTCCCGATTGGATTCGTGACAATCTAAGTGACCAAAAAGATAAAAAAGTTTTAACCTACTGTACAGGCGGCATTCGCTGTGAGAAATTCTCTGGATTCCTGCTAAAAGAGGGCTTCCAAGATGTCTCTCAGTTAGAAGGCGGTATCATTACTTATGGCTACGATGAAAATGTACAAGGTCGCTTATGGGACGGAAAGTGCTACGTATTCGATGAGCGTATTTCGGTACCAGTAAATCGTACAGAAGAATCTACAATTGTTGGAAAATGCTACTACTGTGGAAATCCTGAAGAACGCTATGTAAAATGCGGAAATCCCGATTGTAATAAACATCTTCTTTTATGTGAAGACTGTGAACATGAGCATATTCGTTCTTGTAGCCAAGAATGCAAAGATCATCCACACAATCGTTATGTAAAAGAACACTCTGAACAAGTCCATAGCTAA
- a CDS encoding 6-phospho-beta-glucosidase has translation MKKSVKITTIGGGSSYTPELVEGFIKRYDELPVRELCLVDIEDGKEKLEIVGTLARRMVKKAGVPMKIVTTLNRKEALRDADFVTTQMRVGLLDARIKDERIPLKYGMIGQETNGAGGMFKGLRTIPVLLEIAKEIQEICPDAWLINFTNPAGMVTEALLRYSNHKKVVGVCNLPINMRMTIAKLMGVETERMQIDFAGLNHLLYGLKVYIDGEDKTSEVIEVLADPEEQVNMKNIAPLPWLPEFQKALGVVLCPYHRYYYKTKDMLDDELKSFQLGQTRAEVVKQLEGDLFELYKNPQLDIKPPQLEKRGGAYYSDVACNLISSIYNDKGDIQTVNVRNEGAIRELPYESAVEINCVITKEGPKPIPVGELPVEINGLIQQIKSFERVAAEAAVTGSYEKALLALCINPLVPSDRLAKQVLDDLLHAHKEYLPLFNQKVKM, from the coding sequence ATGAAAAAATCAGTGAAAATCACCACGATTGGTGGAGGATCTAGTTACACGCCTGAACTTGTCGAGGGGTTTATCAAAAGATATGACGAGCTACCTGTTCGAGAACTCTGTCTTGTAGATATAGAAGATGGAAAAGAAAAGCTAGAAATTGTAGGTACATTAGCTAGGCGTATGGTTAAAAAAGCGGGTGTACCAATGAAAATTGTCACAACTCTGAATCGGAAAGAAGCGTTAAGAGACGCAGATTTTGTCACCACGCAGATGCGTGTAGGTCTTCTTGATGCGCGTATTAAAGACGAACGAATTCCCTTAAAGTATGGCATGATAGGTCAAGAAACGAACGGTGCAGGAGGGATGTTCAAAGGGTTGCGAACTATTCCTGTATTATTAGAAATTGCAAAAGAAATACAAGAAATTTGTCCAGATGCATGGCTAATCAACTTCACTAATCCTGCAGGGATGGTGACGGAAGCTCTATTACGTTACAGTAATCATAAAAAAGTAGTGGGTGTTTGTAATCTGCCTATTAACATGCGCATGACAATAGCAAAATTAATGGGGGTAGAAACCGAACGAATGCAGATTGATTTTGCTGGACTAAATCATTTGCTCTATGGTCTAAAGGTATATATTGATGGAGAAGACAAAACGTCCGAAGTGATTGAGGTGTTAGCAGATCCTGAAGAACAAGTGAATATGAAAAATATTGCACCTCTTCCATGGTTACCAGAATTCCAAAAAGCGCTCGGCGTCGTTCTTTGTCCTTATCACCGTTATTATTATAAAACGAAAGACATGCTTGACGATGAGTTGAAATCATTCCAGTTAGGCCAAACACGAGCTGAAGTCGTTAAACAATTAGAGGGAGACCTATTTGAACTGTATAAAAATCCCCAATTAGATATAAAGCCACCGCAGCTAGAGAAGCGTGGAGGCGCGTATTATAGTGACGTAGCATGTAATTTAATCTCTTCCATTTACAATGATAAAGGAGATATTCAGACGGTAAACGTACGAAATGAAGGAGCAATTCGTGAACTTCCCTATGAATCTGCTGTTGAGATTAATTGTGTCATAACGAAAGAAGGTCCAAAACCAATTCCAGTAGGAGAACTACCAGTGGAAATTAATGGATTAATTCAACAAATTAAATCCTTTGAACGTGTCGCTGCTGAAGCGGCAGTAACAGGTTCATATGAGAAAGCGTTATTGGCTCTTTGTATAAATCCTTTAGTACCAAGTGACAGACTAGCTAAACAAGTTTTAGATGACCTTTTACATGCACATAAAGAGTATCTTCCTTTATTCAATCAGAAAGTGAAAATGTGA
- a CDS encoding NAD-dependent succinate-semialdehyde dehydrogenase, producing MFLNKMLINGEWISTEKTMDVTNPATEEKIGSIPNGGAKEAQMAVDAASEAFPTWSKRTAEDRGRLLMKWFQLIEENIDELAEIMTTEQGKSLKEARGEIAYSNSFISWFAEEGKRIYGETIPASSPNKRLFVQKQPIGVVAAITPWNFPAAMITRKLAPALAAGCTVVLKPSEETPFTALRLAQLAEEAGIPKGVVNVVTGEAAPISEVWQNDGRVRKLTFTGSTRVGKILMSGASETVKKLSLELGGHAPLIITKRADMEKAVEQAVASKFRNGGQTCVCTNRIFVEESVAEEFTAKFTAKVSELRVGNGLDESTDIGPLINKSAVDKVKAQIEDAVQKGGEILTGGHALTDQKGFFIEPTVIKNATDDMLCMYEETFGPLAPITTFTDVDDAVRRANNSPYGLAAYVFTEDIKEAIYIVEALEYGIIGLNDGGPSAAQAPFGGFKESGLGREGSRHGIEDFLEMKYISLGL from the coding sequence ATGTTTTTAAATAAAATGCTTATTAACGGTGAATGGATTTCAACTGAAAAAACAATGGATGTAACAAATCCTGCAACAGAAGAAAAAATTGGTTCTATTCCAAACGGAGGCGCAAAAGAGGCACAAATGGCAGTTGATGCTGCTTCTGAAGCCTTCCCAACATGGTCAAAACGAACTGCAGAAGATCGCGGTCGCTTACTAATGAAATGGTTTCAATTAATTGAAGAAAACATAGATGAGCTAGCTGAAATTATGACAACGGAGCAAGGAAAATCATTAAAAGAAGCACGAGGAGAAATTGCTTACTCCAATAGCTTTATTTCTTGGTTTGCTGAAGAAGGAAAACGTATTTACGGTGAAACGATTCCAGCTTCTTCTCCAAACAAACGATTATTTGTTCAAAAACAACCTATTGGGGTTGTCGCAGCCATTACACCTTGGAATTTCCCTGCTGCGATGATCACACGAAAACTAGCTCCGGCTTTAGCTGCTGGTTGTACAGTCGTACTAAAACCTTCTGAGGAAACACCTTTTACAGCACTACGACTAGCGCAGTTAGCTGAAGAAGCAGGTATTCCAAAAGGGGTTGTGAATGTTGTAACGGGTGAAGCTGCACCTATTTCAGAAGTGTGGCAAAATGACGGACGCGTCCGTAAACTTACCTTTACAGGATCTACACGTGTCGGAAAAATTCTCATGAGCGGTGCTTCTGAAACAGTGAAAAAATTATCACTAGAACTAGGTGGTCATGCTCCGCTTATTATTACAAAGCGTGCTGACATGGAAAAAGCAGTTGAACAAGCAGTGGCGTCAAAATTCCGAAACGGTGGTCAAACATGCGTATGTACAAACCGCATCTTTGTTGAAGAATCTGTCGCAGAAGAATTCACAGCAAAATTCACAGCGAAAGTATCAGAGCTTCGTGTTGGTAATGGTTTGGATGAGAGCACAGATATTGGACCGTTAATCAATAAAAGCGCAGTTGATAAAGTAAAAGCGCAAATTGAAGACGCTGTTCAAAAAGGCGGCGAAATCCTGACTGGTGGACATGCACTAACAGACCAAAAAGGATTCTTTATTGAACCAACCGTTATTAAAAATGCAACAGACGATATGCTTTGTATGTATGAAGAAACGTTTGGACCACTAGCACCAATCACAACATTTACAGATGTTGATGATGCGGTTCGTCGTGCAAACAACAGCCCATATGGATTAGCAGCTTACGTTTTTACAGAAGATATTAAAGAAGCAATCTATATTGTCGAAGCACTTGAATATGGAATCATTGGTTTAAATGATGGTGGCCCTTCTGCTGCTCAAGCACCGTTTGGTGGATTTAAAGAAAGCGGACTAGGCCGTGAAGGAAGCCGTCACGGTATTGAAGACTTTCTTGAAATGAAATATATTTCCTTAGGACTATAA
- a CDS encoding MetQ/NlpA family ABC transporter substrate-binding protein, translating into MKKKLISIVGLLLIAMLALAGCGSATGGDTRTVKIGINGDDADLWRLIQQKVEKDHIKLKIISFSDYVQPNEALNDGSLDLNAFQTITYMNQFKKDHNLKISAIGSTVIAPMGIYSHKYKDVKDIPKGSTITIPNDVTNAGRALKLLQSAKLIKLKDDFDPKGSIEQITENPKNLTIKPVAAGQTARSLDDVSAAIINNGFAVQAGLNPGKDALYKEDPSKKSAMPYINVIAAQTKHKNDKDFQKIVKAYQSKEVKEYINKRDKGATVPVIVSIEKIKDL; encoded by the coding sequence ATGAAGAAAAAGTTAATTAGTATAGTAGGTTTATTATTAATTGCAATGTTGGCTCTTGCCGGCTGTGGTTCAGCAACAGGAGGAGACACCAGAACAGTTAAAATTGGAATCAATGGAGACGACGCTGACTTATGGCGCTTGATTCAACAAAAGGTAGAAAAAGACCATATTAAATTAAAAATTATTTCTTTTAGTGACTATGTACAACCGAATGAGGCTTTAAATGATGGAAGCCTGGATTTGAATGCGTTCCAAACGATTACATACATGAATCAATTTAAAAAAGACCATAACCTTAAGATTTCGGCCATCGGTTCAACGGTGATTGCACCAATGGGAATTTACTCTCATAAGTACAAAGACGTAAAAGACATTCCAAAAGGATCCACTATTACAATACCGAATGACGTTACAAATGCTGGACGCGCACTGAAATTGCTTCAATCAGCCAAACTAATTAAGTTAAAAGACGACTTTGATCCAAAGGGAAGCATTGAGCAAATTACTGAAAATCCTAAAAACTTAACAATTAAGCCCGTAGCAGCTGGGCAAACTGCACGTTCACTTGATGATGTATCAGCGGCTATTATTAACAATGGATTTGCTGTTCAAGCAGGTTTAAATCCTGGAAAAGATGCACTTTATAAAGAAGACCCATCAAAAAAATCAGCAATGCCATACATTAATGTAATTGCTGCACAAACGAAGCATAAAAACGATAAGGATTTCCAAAAGATTGTGAAAGCTTATCAATCAAAAGAAGTAAAAGAATATATTAATAAGCGAGACAAAGGGGCTACGGTTCCAGTAATCGTTTCAATTGAAAAAATAAAAGATCTTTAA
- a CDS encoding BadF/BadG/BcrA/BcrD ATPase family protein — protein MKYIIGIDAGGTKTEAVAYNQDGTEISRGVASFGNPVIHQEIAFENIKSSIQSCLSKLHADRCVGIVSGVAGIEANNNRLALYHNLNRLFHVPITVLNDAELSYFSLLKGDDGILTIAGTGSVSIGYHNKKMYMCGGWGHLLGDEGSAYDIAIQAIKSAIVDFEMGLPIHSLTADLLNKMNVINVPEIKSFVYKEQKSMIASLSEVVDYHAQKGDLRAANILQQAGNSLALQTITLLKRLSLANTVKVGYRGSVLEKNKIVLQHFQQRLTDYNAKIKFVHSCTSSAIGGYYYAQKHEYFKA, from the coding sequence ATGAAATACATTATTGGCATTGATGCAGGAGGTACCAAAACAGAAGCAGTTGCTTATAACCAAGATGGCACTGAAATAAGTAGAGGAGTCGCTTCATTTGGTAATCCTGTTATTCACCAAGAAATAGCCTTCGAAAATATAAAAAGCAGCATCCAATCCTGTCTTAGCAAACTTCACGCTGACCGTTGCGTAGGTATTGTTTCAGGGGTAGCAGGTATTGAAGCAAATAACAATCGCCTAGCGTTATATCATAATTTAAATCGTCTTTTTCACGTTCCCATTACGGTATTAAACGATGCAGAACTCAGCTACTTTTCACTTTTAAAAGGTGATGATGGCATCTTAACTATTGCTGGTACCGGATCTGTTTCAATTGGATATCACAATAAAAAAATGTATATGTGTGGAGGCTGGGGGCATCTTTTAGGAGATGAAGGAAGCGCATATGATATTGCCATTCAAGCAATTAAATCTGCTATCGTAGACTTTGAGATGGGCTTGCCCATTCACTCGCTAACAGCTGATTTACTTAATAAAATGAATGTTATAAACGTACCTGAAATTAAATCCTTTGTGTATAAAGAACAAAAATCTATGATCGCCTCGCTCTCCGAAGTTGTCGACTATCATGCACAGAAAGGCGACCTTAGAGCTGCAAACATTCTGCAACAGGCAGGGAATAGCCTAGCTTTGCAGACCATTACCCTTCTCAAAAGACTTTCACTAGCAAATACCGTTAAAGTGGGTTATAGAGGAAGCGTGTTAGAGAAAAATAAAATCGTTCTGCAACACTTCCAACAGAGGTTAACTGATTATAATGCAAAAATTAAATTTGTTCATTCCTGTACATCATCAGCTATCGGTGGATACTACTATGCTCAAAAGCATGAATATTTCAAAGCTTAA
- a CDS encoding FUSC family protein has product MKRITKETAAFLSKMGITLQVFKTALAAGIAWWVSKLVFPDLFPFLAPLAAVLITNTTIQNSIQKALFRMAGVIGGVTISVAIAHILPISGFTVFISILVGMAVSTALNIHKEIVSQIGVTATMVLAFMSSSGYGYGRIVETAIGAFIGVAINLLIVPSSSFSAYIKGLQTELSEAKQLASPKNILNKR; this is encoded by the coding sequence ATGAAGCGTATAACAAAAGAAACAGCTGCCTTTCTCTCGAAAATGGGCATTACCTTACAAGTTTTTAAAACGGCGCTTGCTGCCGGTATCGCATGGTGGGTTTCAAAGCTCGTTTTCCCTGACCTTTTCCCATTTTTAGCACCGTTGGCGGCTGTTTTAATTACAAACACAACCATTCAAAACTCTATTCAAAAGGCCCTCTTCCGAATGGCCGGAGTCATTGGTGGGGTTACAATTAGTGTAGCCATCGCCCATATCCTACCGATATCAGGTTTTACCGTCTTTATTAGCATTTTAGTCGGCATGGCTGTATCAACCGCGCTCAACATCCATAAAGAAATTGTCTCTCAAATTGGGGTGACTGCCACAATGGTACTTGCCTTCATGTCCTCTTCAGGGTATGGATATGGACGAATTGTTGAAACAGCTATCGGAGCTTTCATCGGTGTAGCAATCAATCTTCTCATTGTCCCAAGCTCCTCATTTTCTGCCTATATAAAAGGGCTTCAAACGGAATTAAGTGAAGCTAAACAGCTCGCTTCACCTAAGAACATTTTGAATAAGCGATAA
- a CDS encoding PTS sugar transporter subunit IIC, which produces MNKFLAWLEKNLAGPMARLSEQRHLLAIRDGVISALPFIIVGSFFLIAAFPPVPEKWAIAVWAKEHIAQILIPYRLTMFIMSLYISFGIGHNLAKSYGLDPLSGGQMAAGALLLTIIPQAIDGSWYLPMTYLGGQGLFGTMIVSIIAVEILRFFKTKNLTIKMPEQVPQSVYRSFESLFPVAFLILLMTLISVVFHLDIHELIGKAIEPIIKVGDSLFGVLIPVFLTAFFWAFGIHGDSIVGTVARPVWEVYIAKNAEAVASGSQHLPHIAPEPFFQWFVSIGGTGATIGLVLAVLIFGRSKYLRTVAKASFFPGLFNINEPVIFGMPIVLNPLLMIPFVIIPIVNAVIAYVVMSIGWVSPPYVLAPWTLPGPIGSFLATGGDLGAVVLNIVNIAIALLIYMPFMKVYDRQMLKAEQEEVSETSIKNQNLTV; this is translated from the coding sequence ATGAATAAATTTCTAGCATGGTTAGAAAAAAATCTTGCTGGACCAATGGCGCGTTTATCCGAACAACGTCATTTACTTGCTATTCGTGATGGAGTTATTTCCGCTTTGCCTTTTATCATTGTCGGCTCATTCTTTTTGATTGCCGCTTTTCCACCTGTGCCTGAAAAATGGGCCATTGCTGTATGGGCAAAGGAACATATCGCCCAAATCTTGATTCCTTACCGCCTTACCATGTTTATTATGTCGCTCTATATAAGCTTTGGGATTGGCCATAACTTAGCAAAGAGCTATGGATTAGATCCGCTCTCTGGTGGACAAATGGCGGCAGGAGCTCTCTTGTTAACGATTATACCTCAAGCCATTGATGGTAGTTGGTATCTACCGATGACGTATCTAGGCGGACAAGGACTCTTTGGCACGATGATTGTGTCTATTATTGCTGTTGAAATATTACGATTCTTTAAAACAAAAAACTTAACGATTAAGATGCCTGAACAGGTTCCACAGTCTGTTTATAGATCATTTGAATCCTTATTTCCTGTTGCCTTTTTAATTCTTCTCATGACGCTCATCTCTGTTGTATTTCATTTAGACATTCATGAACTTATAGGAAAAGCTATTGAACCAATTATTAAGGTAGGAGATAGCTTATTTGGAGTATTAATTCCTGTCTTCTTGACAGCCTTTTTCTGGGCATTTGGTATTCATGGCGACTCTATTGTTGGTACAGTTGCACGTCCTGTATGGGAAGTTTACATTGCGAAAAACGCAGAGGCGGTTGCAAGCGGATCGCAACACTTGCCTCATATAGCACCAGAGCCATTCTTTCAGTGGTTCGTATCTATCGGGGGAACAGGAGCAACCATTGGTTTGGTGTTAGCGGTATTGATATTTGGTCGATCAAAATATTTGCGTACGGTAGCAAAGGCAAGTTTTTTCCCTGGCCTCTTTAATATTAATGAACCCGTTATTTTCGGAATGCCAATTGTACTAAATCCTTTGTTAATGATTCCGTTTGTTATTATTCCAATTGTTAATGCTGTTATTGCATATGTTGTGATGTCGATCGGCTGGGTTTCGCCCCCATATGTGCTGGCTCCATGGACTCTCCCTGGACCAATTGGTTCGTTTTTAGCGACAGGAGGAGATTTAGGTGCTGTCGTATTAAACATTGTTAATATAGCTATTGCACTCCTGATTTATATGCCATTTATGAAAGTGTATGATCGCCAAATGCTAAAAGCGGAGCAAGAAGAAGTAAGCGAGACTTCTATTAAAAATCAAAATTTGACAGTTTAA
- a CDS encoding DedA family protein, whose amino-acid sequence MEHEMGYMISHYGYWGIIALFVGGMIGLPIPDEVILVFVGYQIHRGNMFFLYAYISAVFGTFIGISISYWIGRLLGMSFLQKIGPKVGLNEKRIEKAHTYFNRWGPVVLFVGYFIPGVRYITAYLAGISKMDGKKFIVYAYSGAMCWVLVFLLIGRELGRGWEQMSGYIHYPLIIFLALLSVGIGLFWYYKQQKRVYK is encoded by the coding sequence ATGGAACATGAAATGGGATATATGATCTCTCACTATGGATATTGGGGAATCATTGCTCTCTTTGTAGGAGGCATGATCGGGCTCCCTATTCCTGATGAAGTGATTTTAGTATTTGTAGGCTATCAAATTCACCGTGGGAACATGTTTTTCTTATATGCCTATATAAGTGCAGTATTTGGGACATTTATCGGTATTTCCATTAGCTATTGGATCGGTAGATTGTTGGGCATGTCCTTCTTACAAAAAATTGGACCAAAAGTGGGATTAAATGAGAAGCGGATTGAAAAAGCTCATACCTACTTTAATCGCTGGGGACCTGTCGTACTATTCGTTGGATATTTTATTCCTGGTGTAAGATACATCACAGCTTACTTAGCAGGTATTTCGAAAATGGACGGAAAAAAATTCATTGTTTATGCATATAGCGGTGCCATGTGCTGGGTGCTTGTATTCTTGCTTATCGGAAGGGAACTTGGTCGCGGTTGGGAGCAGATGTCGGGTTACATTCACTACCCACTTATTATCTTCCTCGCCTTGCTAAGTGTTGGAATCGGGCTCTTCTGGTACTACAAACAACAAAAAAGAGTATACAAATAA
- a CDS encoding PTS sugar transporter subunit IIB, which produces MKVLFICSGGMSSMVVVNALKKEAQKENIEMVVNAVGTSEVETEIQNGWELCMVAPQIRYRFDAIKKVADAAGVPCEAIPPQGYTPLGGPILLKKVKEVLGR; this is translated from the coding sequence ATGAAAGTACTGTTTATTTGCTCAGGTGGTATGTCGAGCATGGTGGTTGTAAATGCGCTAAAGAAAGAAGCGCAAAAGGAAAATATTGAAATGGTCGTAAATGCAGTAGGAACAAGTGAGGTAGAGACTGAAATTCAAAACGGATGGGAGCTTTGTATGGTAGCACCGCAAATCCGCTATCGATTTGATGCGATTAAAAAAGTGGCAGATGCAGCAGGAGTTCCTTGTGAGGCTATTCCTCCCCAAGGATACACTCCTCTAGGCGGACCGATTCTATTAAAAAAGGTGAAAGAAGTACTTGGAAGATAA
- a CDS encoding PTS lactose/cellobiose transporter subunit IIA, producing MSTFNLENAIFEIISYGGNARSLAHEALTAAEQEDFKKSSNIIEEAKTELNQAHSVQTKLINMELNGEGIEKSLLLVHAQDHLMTAISELSLIERMISMHKKFSTEVKK from the coding sequence TTGAGTACTTTTAATCTTGAAAATGCCATTTTTGAAATTATTTCATATGGAGGAAATGCAAGAAGTCTGGCTCATGAAGCTTTAACAGCAGCAGAGCAGGAAGATTTCAAAAAATCATCAAATATAATAGAAGAGGCAAAAACAGAATTAAATCAGGCACATTCTGTTCAAACAAAGCTTATTAATATGGAGCTAAATGGAGAAGGAATCGAAAAATCTTTACTGCTCGTTCATGCTCAAGATCATCTAATGACGGCAATCAGTGAATTATCTCTTATCGAACGCATGATTTCGATGCATAAAAAATTCTCTACAGAGGTTAAAAAGTAA
- a CDS encoding LysR family transcriptional regulator → MRTEWLESFWITADTRSLSKASEQLHMSQPALSKQMRKLEEELGASLFKRTSSGVELTKAGEILYKEVQPLLQKLQSIQREIILTEEWTSVTVGTWPSIATSYLPYKLAEAKTERKINVKISYSYHDIFDYLKSGEVDAALIDDQFISHTYWSKPLFTEDFYLFLNADHPLAKKEEVSFSEFENEPLVLLPEGCDVRSSIERAYSEKGKDLPISTEIDFGQSIIGFIHANLGMSILPKIFIDHARGSHVKALKIKGIDLSRQISLVARNDKLGKQLYALLFQ, encoded by the coding sequence ATGAGAACAGAATGGCTTGAGTCTTTTTGGATAACGGCAGATACACGTAGCTTGTCAAAAGCAAGCGAGCAACTGCATATGTCGCAGCCGGCCTTGAGTAAGCAAATGCGCAAATTAGAAGAGGAACTTGGGGCTTCATTATTTAAGCGTACTTCTAGCGGTGTGGAGCTTACGAAGGCAGGAGAGATACTGTATAAAGAAGTTCAGCCGCTGCTTCAAAAGCTACAAAGCATCCAGCGCGAAATCATTTTGACGGAAGAATGGACATCTGTAACGGTAGGAACTTGGCCGAGTATTGCGACCTCTTATTTACCGTACAAGCTTGCAGAGGCAAAGACCGAGCGGAAAATAAACGTTAAAATATCATACAGTTACCATGATATTTTTGACTATTTGAAGTCAGGAGAAGTGGATGCAGCATTAATTGATGATCAATTTATCTCACATACGTATTGGTCAAAGCCGTTGTTTACCGAAGATTTTTATTTGTTTTTGAATGCGGATCATCCCCTAGCAAAGAAAGAAGAGGTCTCTTTTTCCGAGTTTGAGAACGAACCGCTCGTCTTACTTCCTGAAGGCTGTGATGTACGTTCCTCTATTGAAAGAGCATATAGTGAAAAAGGAAAAGACCTCCCTATTTCAACGGAGATAGATTTTGGACAAAGTATTATTGGATTTATTCATGCTAATTTAGGGATGTCCATTTTACCAAAGATTTTTATTGATCACGCCCGAGGATCTCATGTCAAAGCGTTGAAAATTAAGGGAATTGATTTAAGTAGACAAATTTCACTCGTCGCTCGTAACGACAAATTAGGCAAGCAGCTCTATGCCTTGCTGTTTCAATAG